From the Scylla paramamosain isolate STU-SP2022 chromosome 15, ASM3559412v1, whole genome shotgun sequence genome, one window contains:
- the LOC135107512 gene encoding uncharacterized protein LOC135107512, giving the protein MLPHLSSLLVVLQALAAATTSPSGKCNTGSDQEVAVEGWPVLVALRIPNLAQTEMTLSLSHNQELHTNLTLVQSILKEDGILQVRLKSVMMGSLLHMATHLPDSSWVTLRILAHNKKLEMKIESETPSVKYSTSAMASTTHHQNVNKVSCHGEGCASYIDLKCRYSDSKSNHTEPHKPESITTTSDKKVYYWVFYVVVSLLVLACLLFLTWRNERQKFRMRWWRHSQTVRRMTSLSVQEEDSHQAEGTNETGEWRSGTNLAISNPAYDKRGDSD; this is encoded by the exons ATGTTGCCCCATCTTTCCTCGCTCCTCGTAGTGCTACAGGCACTGGCAGCAGCAACCACGTCACCGT CGGGGAAGTGCAATACGGGGAGCGATCAGGAGGTGGCCGTGGAGGGGTGGCCTGTCCTAGTTGCCTTGCGTATCCCCAACCTGGCCCAAACCGAAATGACGCTCAGCCTGAGTCACAACCAGGAGCTGCACACCAACCTCACGCTCGTCCAGTCCATCCTC AAAGAAGATGGGATCCTGCAGGTGAGGCTGAAGAGCGTGATGATGGGGTCTCTGCTGCACATGGCGACGCATCTGCCTGACAGCTCATGGGTTACTCTCAGGATCCTTGCTCACAACAAGAAGCtggaaatgaagatagagagtGAAACTCCCTCTGTCAAGTATTCCACCAGCGCTATGGCGAGCACCACTCATCACCAGAATGTCAACAAAGTGTCCTGCCACGGCGAAGGATGTGCCTCTTACATTGACCTCAAGTGTCGCTATAGTGACA GCAAGAGTAACCATACCGAACCCCACAAGCCAgaatccatcaccaccacctcagacaAGAAAGTGTACTACTGGGTGTTCTATGTGGTGGTGTCGCTCCTGGTGTTGGCgtgccttcttttcctcacctggCGGAACGAACGGCAGAAATTCAGGATGCGGTGGTGGAGACACTCTCAGACTGTTAGGAGGATGACCTCATTATCCGTACAGGAAGAAGATTCACATCAGGCCGAGGGGACAAATGAAACGGGGGAGTGGCGATCAGGGACCAACCTGGCAATCTCCAACCCAGCATACGACAAACGTGGCGACAGTGATTAG
- the LOC135107513 gene encoding LOW QUALITY PROTEIN: lon protease homolog, mitochondrial-like (The sequence of the model RefSeq protein was modified relative to this genomic sequence to represent the inferred CDS: deleted 5 bases in 5 codons) codes for MAFLGTIPRHWRSIAHVSRQRSYSLARHVTVNHHVHAIQVHERPKAAIVLGVRRGQALAHPSLVPQMLCRNYCSRPGDDGEGTSGGLPNEEGAGGGPEGPVMHNLPATMAVPEVWPNVPVIAINRNPVFPRFIKIIEISDKELVNLIRRKVRLNQPYAGVFMKKNESDEREVVDSMNELYPVGTFVQIHELQDMGDKLRMIVMAHRRITMTAVLPDHPMEEEEELAKSGKTNVEMRLPPYNTPVTIPMEDKTGGQTEVKESRVQRMLRRRKHSEQPAQPAGEAPETDVSTEAPEKIDAATQTPPTPPRVLMVQVENVTHDKFQTTEEVKALTQEIIKTIRDIIALNPLYRESVQQMIQHGQRVVDNPVYLADLAASLTSANSNELQQVLEETKIPARLMLALSLLKKEYELSKLQASIAKEVEEKVRSQHRKYMLQEQLKVIKKELGIEKEDKDAIEEKFRARLKEKQVPKAVQDVIDEELNKLGFLDNHSSEFNVTRNYLDWLTTLPWGITSHENLDLKQAREILDEDHYGMEDVKKRILEFIAVAQLRGTTQGKILCFHGPPGVGKTSIARSIARALNREVRFSVGGMTDVAEIKGHRRTYVGAMPGKLIQCIVYKKTKTENPVVLIDEVDKIGKGYQGDPSAALLELLDPEQNANFLDHYLDVNVDLSKVLFICTANVLETIPEPLRDRMEMIDVSGYVAEEKRAIAERYLIPAAQRLSGLSESNLSIQESAVDELIRHYCRESGVRNLQKHIERIMRRAAYNIASGENEKVDVAVDNLESFVGKAKFSHDRMYDETPPGVVMGLAWTAMGGSTLYIETTARTVEGDREGSLETTGHLGDVMKESTRIAFTYAKEFTSKRFNINLLEKSNIHLHVPEGATPKDGPSAGVTIVTAMVSLAQGKPVRHNLAMTGEVSLTGKVLPVGGIKEKTIAAKRVGVNCIVLPAENKKDFSDLPEFITEGLEVHFADHYEDVFKVAFPE; via the exons ATGGCCTTCCTCGGCACAATACCCCGGCACTGGCGAAGCATAGCCCACGTGTCTAGGCAGAGGAGCTACAGCTTAGCCAGACACGTTACCGTTAATCATCATGTTCATGCGATCCAGGTGCATGAACGACCCAAGGCTGCTATCGTGCTGGGTGTCAGGAGGGGCCAGGCCCTCGCCCACCCCAGCCTGGTCCCG CAGATGCTATGCAGGAACTATTGTTCCAGGCCTGGAGACGATGGAGAGGGAACCAGCGGTGGATTGCCAAATGAG GAGGGGGCTGGTGGTGGACCGGAGGGGCCTGTAATGCACAATCTACCAGCAACTATGGCAGTGCCTGAGGTGTGGCCCAATGTGCCTGTCATTGCTATCAACAGGAACCCTGTATTTCCACGTTTCATCAAGATAATCGAA ATATCTGACAAAGAGCTTGTGAatttaataagaagaaaagttcGATTAAATCAGCCTTATGCTGGAGTCttcatgaagaaaaatgaaag TGATGAAAGAGAGGTTGTAGACTCCATGAATGAATTGTACCCTGTGGGTACATTTGTGCAGATCCATGAGCTTCAGGACATGGGAGACAAGTTAAGGATGATAGTGATGGCCCACCGACGCATAACCATGACTGCAGTCCTTCCAGACCACCccatggaagaggaagaggagttggcTAAATCTGGCAAAA CTAATGTTGAGATGCGGCTGCCTCCCTATAACACCCCTGTTACCATACCTATGGAGGACAAGACCGGTGGACAGACTGAAGTGAAGGAGAGCCGTGTGCAGAGGATGTTGAGGCGGAGGAAGCACTCAGAACAGCCAGCACAG CCAGCAGGAGAGGCACCAGAGACTGATGTGAGCACAGAAGCACCTGAAAAAATTGATGCAGCCACCCAGACCCCGCCCACACCTCCTCGAGTGCTGATGGTCCAGGTGGAGAACGTGACACACGACAAGTTCCAGACAACAGAGGAGGTCAAG GCATTGACACAAGAGATTATCAAAACTATCCGAGATATCATTGCCTTGAATCCTCTATACCGGGAGAGTGTGCAGCAGATGATCCAGCACGGCCAGCGTGTGGTGGACAACCCTGTTTACCTGGCTGACCTGGCAGCATCTCTTACCTCTGCTAACTCTAATGAGTTGCAGCAGGTCCTTGAGGAGACAAAG ATTCCAGCGAGACTCATGTTGGCCTTGTCACTGTTGAAGAAAGAATATGAACTTAGCAAACTTCAAGCATCCATTGCAAAG gaggtggaggagaaggtgcgGTCTCAGCACAGGAAGTATATGCTGCAGGAACAATTGAAAGTGATCAAGAAAGAGTTAGGTattgagaaagaagataaagatgcCATCGAAGAAAAGTTTCGTGCAAGACTAAAG GAAAAGCAGGTTCCTAAAGCTGTTCAGGATGTGATTGATGAGGAACTCAATAAACTAGGATTCCTAGACAACCATTCCTCAGAGTTCAACGTCACCAGAAACTACCTG GACTGGCTGACCACTCTCCCTTGGGGTATCACCTCACATGAGAACCTGGACCTCAAGCAAGCAAGAGAGATACTAGATGAAGACCACTATGGGATGGAGGATGTGAAAAAGAGGATCTTAG AGTTCATAGCTGTGGCACAACTTAGAGGC ACAACTCAGGGAAAGATCCTTTGTTTCCATGGACCCCCTGGTGTAGGGAAGACCAGCATTGCTCGCTCCATTGCACGGGCC CTCAATAGAGAGGTCAG GTTCAGTGTTGGAGGCATGACTGATGTGGCCGAGATCAAGGGTCACCGCCGCACATATGTTGGAGCCATGCCTGGGAAGCTCATTCAG TGCAT TGTTTATAAAAAGACCAAGACTGAGAATCCAGTGGTTCTGATAGATGAAGTGGACAAGATTGGCAAAGGTTACCAGGGTGAC CCCTCAGCTGCCCTGCTGGAACTGCTTGACCCTGAGCAGAACGCTAACTTTTTGGACCATTACTTGGACGTTAATGTTGACCTTTCAAAG GTGCTATTCATCTGCACAGCAAACGTTTTAGAG ACCATCCCAGAACCACTACGAGACAGGATGGAGATGATTGATGTGTCTGGTTATGTGGCTGAAGAGAAGCGGGCTATAGCTGAGAGATACCTCATTCCTGCTGCACAAAGACTAAGTGGTCTTAGTGAATCCAAT tTGAGTATCCAAGAGTCAGCAGTTGATGAGTTAATACGGCACTACTGTCGTGAATCAGGAGTACGGAACCTCCAGAAGCACATTGAAAGAATAATGCGAAGAGCGGCTTACAACATTGCTAgcggagagaatgaaaaagtagATGTGGCTGTTGACAATCTTGAAAGTTTTGTTGGTAAAGCTAAGTTCAGTCACGACCGCATGTATGACGAGACTCCCCCAGGCGTGGTGATGGGCCTGGCATGGACTGCAATGG GTGGGTCAACACTCTACATTGAGACAACAGCACGGACAGTTGAAGGTGACCGTGAAGGCAGTCTGGAGACTACTGGCCACCTTGGAGATGTCATGAAGGAGTCCACTCGCATTGCCTTCACTTATGCCAAAGAGTTTACCTCAAAGCGCTTTAATATTAACTTATTGGAGAAGTCCAACATTCATCTTCATGTGCCAGAG gGGGCCACACCTAAAGACGGGCCAAGTGCTGGTGTCACCATTGTAACAGCCATGGTGTCACTTGCTCAGGGAAAACCAGTGAGACACAACCTGGCTATGACAGGGGAAGTCTCTCTCACTGGCAAGGTGCTGCCTGTTGGTGGCATCAAGGAAAAGACCATTGCG gcCAAGCGTGTTGGAGTAAACTGCATTGTCCTTCCagcagaaaacaagaaagacttCAGTGACTTACCAGAGTTCATAACAGAGGGTCTTGAGGTCCATTTTGCTGACCATTATGAGGATGTTTTCAAAGTTGCCTTCCCAGAGTAA